The Amycolatopsis sp. QT-25 genomic sequence GCTCGGCAAGGACCCCGGCACGGTGCTCTACCACGTGCGGCAGCTCGCCGAGGCCGGTCTGCTGGAACAGGCGCCCGTGCGCACCGGCGCGAGCGGTGCGCTCGAAAAGCCCTACCGCGGCGTCGGCAAGAGCTGGTGGCTGAACGGGCCGTTGAACGACAAGGACGAAGAGACCCGGTTCGGGCCGATCGAGGCCTTCCAGGAAGAACTACGTGAAGCGGGCCCGGGTTCGGTGCGGGTGGTCGAGCGATTCGCGTTGCACCTCTCACCGGCGGAGGCGACCGAACTCGACAACCGCATCCTCGACATCCTCGACGAGTACATGGCCACCGACCGGCAGCGGCTCGACCGGCCCCTGCTCAACGGGATCTTCTTGCTGCACCGCATGGCCGAGTGAGGTCGAGCGGGTCATGAGTGGCGTTCCGGGTCGGAACCCGAAACGCCACTCGCTCGCGCCACGTCACGCCAGCTTGCGGAAGAACTCCCGGATGTCGCCCAGCAGGAGGTCCGGCGCGTCCTGGGTCGCCCAGTGGCTGCCGCGGTCGAATTCCTGCCACGAAACGATGTTCGCGTGGTCCCGCTCGGCGAAGCGCCGCAGCGGCCGGAAGTCGTAGGCGAAGCTCGCCAGGCCGGTCGGCGCGGTCGTCGGCTCGCTCGGGTGCTCGGTGTGCTTGTCCTCGTAGTAGAACCGCGCCGCCGAGGCCGCGGTGTTGGTGAGCCAGTACAGGGTGGCGTTGGTGAGCACGTGGTCGTCATTCGTGCCCGCCAGCAGTTGCGCGCTCCAGGCCAGCTGGCCGGTCGGCGAGTCGGCGAGCGCGTGCGCGAGGTTCTGCGGCGCGCTCTCCTGGAGTTTCGCGTAACCGGACATGTCGTCGTTGAAGTGCTGTAGGAACTGCAGGTACTCCAGCTCCTGTTCGGTCATGCCCTCGAACTCCGCCGGATCCCCGCTGGGGAAGGAGAACAGCTGCGTGACGTGTACGCCGATCACGTGTTCGGCGTCGGCGCGGCCGACCTCGGGGGCGACGAACGAACCGGCGTCGTTGCCGTGCGTGCCGTAGCGCTCGTAGCCCAGACGGCGCATCAGCTCGGCCCACGCCTTCGCGGTGCGGTAGCGGTTCCAGCCCTTCTCGTGGGTGGCACCGGAGAAGCCGAAGCCGGGCAGCGAAGGGATCACCACGTGGAAGGCGTCAGCCGCGTCGCCGCCGTGGGAGCGCGGGTCCGTCAGCTGATCGATCAGGTCGAGGTACTCGAAGACCGAGTTCGGCCAGCCGTGGGTGAGGATCAGCGGCGTGGCGTCCGGCTCCGGAGAGCGGACGTGCAGGAAGTGGATGTTCTGCCCGTCGATCTCCGTGGTGAACTGCGGGTACTCGTTGAGCTTCGCCTCCCACTCGCGCCAGTCGTAGCCCTCGCGCCAGTACGCGACCAGGCGCTGCACGTAGTCCAGCGGCACGCCGTACTCCCAGCCCGGCGTGACCGGTCCACGCTGCACCCCGTCGGTCACCTGGTCGGCGGGCAGTTCGTTCGCCCAGCGGACGCGGCCCAGCCGGTCGGCCAGGTCGTCCAGCTCGGCCTGCGGGACGTCGATGCGGAAGGGCTTGATCTCCGTGTTTTCGTTCATGAGACCAAGGTAGAGTGCCATTAGGAACGTCACGTTCCTATTGGAGGAGCAGCCTGAAAAAATGTTGGAAACCTCGGCAAGACTGCTGCGTCTACTCTCCCTCCTGCAGGCCCCCCGCGACTGGACCGGCACCGAACTGGCGGAACGCCTGGAGGTCAGCGCCCGGACGATCCGCAACGACGTCGAGCGGCTGCGCGCGCTCGGCTATCCGGTGAACGCGACCCGTGGCTCGGTCGGCGGCTACCGGCTCGGTGCCGGCGCCGAGCTGCCACCGTTGCTGCTGGACGACGAGGAGGCCGTCGCCGTCGCGATCGGCCTGCGCACCGCGGCGGGCGGCACCATCGCGGGCGTGGAGGAGACGTCGTTGCGCGCGCTCGCGAAACTCGAGCGAGTGCTGCCGTCGCGGTTGCGGCGCCGCGTGAACGCCCTGCAGGCGTACACCATCCCGGTGCCGAGGGACGAGCCCGGCCCGCGCGTCGCCGCCGAGACCCTCACCGTGCTGACGGCCTGCTGCCGGGACCGTGAGGTGCTGCGCTTCGGCTACCGCGCCCACGACGGTTCGGAAAGCATCCGGAAGGTCGAGCCCTATCGCCTGGTGAACTGGGGTCGCCGCTGGTACCTGGTGGCCTGGGACCTCGACCGCGGCGACTGGCGCACCTTCCGTGTCGACCGGCTGACCCCGCGTGTCCCGGCCGGTCCGCGGTTCACCGCGCGTGAGCTGCCCGAGGACGTCACCGACCGGGTGCGGCGCGGTGTCTCGTCCGCCGCGTGGCGGTACCGGGCCGACGTCACCGTGCACGCGTCCGCCGAAGAGGTGACCGCGCGGATCAACCCCGCCGTCGGCACGGTCGAGGCCGTCGACGCGGACACGTGCGTGCTGCACACCGGGGCGGACAGCATCGAGACGATGGCCGTCCACTTGGGACTGCTCGATCTCCCGTTCCGGGTCACCGGCCCCCCGCAATTGGTCACCTACTTGCGGGAGTTGGCCGGCCGGTACCGCGACGCGACCGCAAGTAGGTGACCAATTGCGGGGGGTCAGTGAGCGAAGGTGGTCAGGAAGCGGTCCCGGAACGTGTCCATCCGCCACACCGGCGCGGTCCGGC encodes the following:
- a CDS encoding winged helix-turn-helix domain-containing protein; its protein translation is MDDQVAARVADRRREATAREAKALGHPLRLRILRLCGERELTNKELADRLGKDPGTVLYHVRQLAEAGLLEQAPVRTGASGALEKPYRGVGKSWWLNGPLNDKDEETRFGPIEAFQEELREAGPGSVRVVERFALHLSPAEATELDNRILDILDEYMATDRQRLDRPLLNGIFLLHRMAE
- a CDS encoding epoxide hydrolase family protein; its protein translation is MNENTEIKPFRIDVPQAELDDLADRLGRVRWANELPADQVTDGVQRGPVTPGWEYGVPLDYVQRLVAYWREGYDWREWEAKLNEYPQFTTEIDGQNIHFLHVRSPEPDATPLILTHGWPNSVFEYLDLIDQLTDPRSHGGDAADAFHVVIPSLPGFGFSGATHEKGWNRYRTAKAWAELMRRLGYERYGTHGNDAGSFVAPEVGRADAEHVIGVHVTQLFSFPSGDPAEFEGMTEQELEYLQFLQHFNDDMSGYAKLQESAPQNLAHALADSPTGQLAWSAQLLAGTNDDHVLTNATLYWLTNTAASAARFYYEDKHTEHPSEPTTAPTGLASFAYDFRPLRRFAERDHANIVSWQEFDRGSHWATQDAPDLLLGDIREFFRKLA
- a CDS encoding WYL domain-containing protein, whose product is MLETSARLLRLLSLLQAPRDWTGTELAERLEVSARTIRNDVERLRALGYPVNATRGSVGGYRLGAGAELPPLLLDDEEAVAVAIGLRTAAGGTIAGVEETSLRALAKLERVLPSRLRRRVNALQAYTIPVPRDEPGPRVAAETLTVLTACCRDREVLRFGYRAHDGSESIRKVEPYRLVNWGRRWYLVAWDLDRGDWRTFRVDRLTPRVPAGPRFTARELPEDVTDRVRRGVSSAAWRYRADVTVHASAEEVTARINPAVGTVEAVDADTCVLHTGADSIETMAVHLGLLDLPFRVTGPPQLVTYLRELAGRYRDATASR